The following are from one region of the Mesorhizobium sp. B4-1-4 genome:
- a CDS encoding branched-chain amino acid ABC transporter permease → MIDLVGYGAFFLTTALIFSLVTLGLNLQWGLTGLFNVGLAGFVAIGAYTSALLTTPDDAARLGGFGLPILVGWLGAMIVGGLAAALTGVATLRLRSDYLAITTFGVAVVVQLVALNAQKLTGGPFGIGFVPRPFGSLAETPLLFNLSNLAVVSAVTLIAYLALEHLSRSPWGRVLKALREDERAAISLGKSARFYRVQAFAVGGAIMALAGALQAHFTGFIAPDNYLPILTFQVWVMLIVGGSGSNLGAVIGSILVWAIWAGSGTLTSVLFPPEQQARAASLQIVAIGVMLCVILLVRPNGLFGDRPRRPRFGKRAKLAAAKSSSNS, encoded by the coding sequence ATGATCGATCTCGTCGGCTACGGGGCCTTCTTCCTGACAACCGCGCTGATCTTCTCGCTGGTCACGCTGGGGCTCAATCTGCAATGGGGGCTGACCGGCCTGTTCAATGTCGGCCTCGCCGGCTTCGTCGCCATCGGCGCCTATACGTCCGCACTGCTGACCACGCCAGATGACGCCGCAAGACTGGGCGGCTTCGGCCTGCCTATCCTCGTCGGCTGGCTGGGCGCCATGATCGTCGGCGGCCTTGCCGCGGCGCTGACCGGCGTGGCCACGCTGCGCCTCAGGTCGGACTACCTGGCGATCACCACGTTCGGCGTCGCGGTGGTCGTACAACTGGTCGCGCTCAACGCACAGAAGCTGACCGGCGGGCCGTTCGGCATCGGTTTCGTCCCGCGTCCCTTCGGCAGCCTCGCCGAAACGCCGCTGCTGTTCAACCTGTCCAACCTTGCCGTCGTCTCGGCTGTCACGCTGATCGCCTATCTCGCCCTGGAGCATCTGTCACGCAGCCCGTGGGGCCGCGTGCTCAAGGCGCTGCGGGAGGACGAACGAGCGGCGATTTCGCTCGGCAAGAGCGCGCGCTTCTACCGCGTCCAGGCCTTTGCCGTCGGCGGCGCCATCATGGCGCTGGCCGGCGCGCTGCAGGCGCATTTCACCGGCTTCATCGCGCCGGACAATTATCTGCCGATCCTGACCTTCCAGGTCTGGGTGATGCTGATCGTCGGCGGCTCGGGCAGCAATCTCGGCGCCGTCATCGGCAGCATCCTGGTCTGGGCGATCTGGGCCGGGTCGGGCACGCTGACCAGCGTGCTGTTCCCGCCGGAGCAGCAGGCGCGCGCCGCCTCGCTGCAGATCGTCGCCATCGGCGTCATGCTTTGCGTCATCCTGCTGGTCCGGCCGAACGGGCTGTTCGGCGACAGGCCACGACGGCCACGTTTCGGCAAGCGGGCGAAGCTGGCCGCGGCCAAGAGCAGTTCCAACTCATGA
- a CDS encoding branched-chain amino acid ABC transporter permease, producing MSLQFIVDGLLTGSMIGLGAIGVTLTYSILRFSNFAHGDFMAWGTYATLAVVSAIGATFGKVAPIAPLSFGWPLIVALIIGMAFTALLALLLDKVLFSRLRSQGQAIIVVMASFGASMALRSLLEFTFTSRPTYFSRAIQIAMPVGFGIRITPDQIALLLLTAILVLGVHLLMTRTQTGRSMQALSQNAALARIVGIDVAKVVRVTWIVGGALACVAGVMIGILVQIRPFMGFDMLLPMFAAAILGGIGSIPGAVLGGLIIGLAEAGAVQLIGAEWRAAVSFMILMAVLFVRPIGLFGVRER from the coding sequence ATGAGCCTGCAGTTCATCGTCGACGGATTGCTGACCGGCTCGATGATCGGCCTCGGCGCCATCGGCGTGACGCTCACCTATTCGATCCTGCGTTTCTCCAACTTCGCCCATGGCGACTTCATGGCCTGGGGGACCTATGCGACACTGGCCGTGGTCAGCGCCATCGGCGCGACATTCGGCAAGGTGGCGCCGATCGCGCCGCTGTCCTTCGGCTGGCCGCTCATCGTTGCGCTGATCATTGGCATGGCATTCACCGCGCTGCTGGCGCTGCTGCTCGACAAGGTGCTGTTTTCGCGGCTGCGCTCTCAAGGCCAGGCGATCATCGTTGTGATGGCGAGTTTCGGCGCCTCCATGGCACTGCGGAGCCTGCTCGAATTCACCTTCACCTCGCGGCCGACCTATTTCAGCCGGGCCATCCAGATCGCCATGCCGGTTGGCTTCGGCATCCGCATCACGCCCGACCAGATCGCCTTGCTGCTGCTGACCGCTATCCTCGTGCTCGGCGTGCATCTGTTGATGACGCGCACGCAGACCGGCCGCTCGATGCAGGCCTTGAGCCAGAACGCGGCATTGGCGCGCATCGTCGGCATCGATGTCGCCAAGGTGGTGCGCGTCACCTGGATCGTCGGCGGCGCATTGGCCTGCGTGGCCGGCGTGATGATCGGCATTCTGGTGCAGATCCGCCCGTTCATGGGCTTCGACATGCTGCTGCCGATGTTCGCCGCCGCCATCCTCGGCGGTATCGGCAGCATCCCGGGTGCGGTGCTTGGCGGCCTGATCATCGGGCTCGCCGAAGCCGGCGCGGTGCAATTGATCGGCGCCGAATGGCGCGCCGCCGTCTCCTTCATGATCCTGATGGCGGTGCTGTTCGTGCGGCCGATCGGCCTCTTTGGCGTGAGGGAAAGATGA
- a CDS encoding ABC transporter ATP-binding protein: MSETVLDVRNLEAGYEPGVPIVRGASITVSKGEIVVVLGPNGAGKSSFIKAIAGLVPITGGTVLLDGKDITAAPAHTMVRLGLAFVPQTENIFPLMSVEDNLRVACGILERREIPARIEEMYAAFPDLVRQRRTAAGNLSGGQRQMLAVARALIVHPKVLVLDEPSAGLSPKFVSMVFEMLAGIRKSGVTILLVEQNAKAALAIGDRAYVLVEGKDRHEGVASELWNDPVVAELYLGQRPLKTEKTSQAGKGDAT; the protein is encoded by the coding sequence GTGAGCGAGACTGTCCTCGATGTCCGTAATCTCGAAGCCGGCTACGAACCCGGCGTGCCGATCGTGCGCGGCGCTTCGATCACCGTGAGCAAGGGGGAGATCGTCGTCGTCCTCGGCCCCAATGGCGCCGGCAAGTCGAGCTTCATCAAGGCGATCGCCGGCCTCGTCCCGATAACCGGCGGCACGGTGTTGCTGGACGGCAAGGACATCACCGCAGCACCTGCCCATACCATGGTGCGGCTTGGCCTCGCCTTCGTGCCGCAGACCGAGAACATCTTTCCGCTGATGTCGGTCGAGGACAATCTCAGGGTCGCCTGCGGCATCCTCGAACGTCGCGAGATCCCTGCCCGCATCGAGGAAATGTATGCTGCCTTCCCAGACCTCGTCCGCCAGCGCCGCACGGCCGCCGGCAATCTGTCGGGAGGCCAACGGCAGATGCTGGCCGTCGCGCGGGCGCTGATCGTCCACCCCAAGGTGCTGGTGCTGGACGAACCGTCCGCCGGCCTGTCACCGAAATTCGTCTCCATGGTGTTCGAAATGCTGGCCGGCATCCGCAAGTCCGGCGTCACCATCCTGCTGGTCGAACAGAACGCCAAGGCAGCCCTTGCCATCGGCGACCGCGCCTATGTGCTGGTCGAGGGCAAGGACCGCCACGAGGGCGTCGCCTCCGAATTGTGGAACGACCCGGTCGTCGCCGAACTCTATCTCGGCCAGCGCCCGCTCAAGACGGAAAAGACGTCACAGGCCGGAAAGGGAGACGCGACATGA